ACCTGCGCGAGCAGGGCGACCAGCTCCGGCGATTCATGGACGAAAACGCCATGCTCGCGGGCGCGGGCGACGATTTCCGCGGCGATCAACCCGCGCCCTTTCGCGACGACCTTCGGTGCCGTATCGCCCGGCGCATATTTCAGCGCCACGGCCAGCCCCGCCTTGTCATCAGGGGGCAGCACGCTCATCGCTCCACCGTCCATTGCAGGAGTGGCACGCCCGCGCGCTCGAGCGCGGCCGCCAGCGTCGGCATGGCGGCGCGGAGTCTGGCGGCGCTGTCCACCTCGTCCGCCTGGATCGCCAGCCGCACGCCCTGCGAGGTAAGCTGCAGGCGGGCTTCGATCCTCCCCAGTCGCGGCGTGGTCAGCGTGAGCCGGGTGTGCCAGGTGATGCCCTCCTCCTCGCCTTCACTGCCGCCGCCTTGCCTGTCTTCCCATTCGATCATCCAATCCATCGCCTGCTGCGGCCAGACCTCGCCATGCCAGAGGATGCGCTGGGAAGCCGCCGCCTCCAGCTGTTGCTGGACGATGGGCCGCAATTCTTCGGGAACCGATCCGGCAGTCGCGGTGCTTGGCTGGGAAGCGCCCTGGCGCGAAGCGGCAGCGGTATCAGGCGGGGTAGCTGCCGTTTCGCCAGCGCCGACTTTTTCCATTGCCGCATCAACGAAAGCCGACGGCGACGACCAGCGCCC
This genomic interval from Sulfuricystis multivorans contains the following:
- a CDS encoding EscU/YscU/HrcU family type III secretion system export apparatus switch protein, yielding MSVLPPDDKAGLAVALKYAPGDTAPKVVAKGRGLIAAEIVARAREHGVFVHESPELVALLAQVDIDRHIPPALYLAVAELLAWIYRLEHPDETEPAPTPSN